Within Scleropages formosus chromosome 24, fSclFor1.1, whole genome shotgun sequence, the genomic segment AGAGGAGCATTAAGGAGGAAACAGTCCTGCACTTTAAACGACATACAAATACTTGTAGACGTGCTTATTTCCCTCTTAACTGCACTTTTCttcaacattttctttgtaactCTTATCGCACTCTTTCCACCTTTGCGGAAAAGCTCATCCGTAGGACTGTCACCCTTATCAGGCAGAACAGATGTTgactaaataactaaataactcAGCAAATTGCCACAATgcactttctttaaaattacaCCTTCTAAACCAACTAgcaaacatttgtatttacttaGAGGGTAATAATGATAAAGGTGTTAAACTGGACTAATGGTTTGGCACAGGAGAATTTATAGCCCGTATCCCAGAATGTGTGTACCGTGTTTCACTGACTTCTTGTGAAATAGGAAAAGTGAGTTCTTAAACTTTTCAGAAGACACCTTTGCCCTTGTTGGCTTAGTATTAAGAGTTGcactcattattattactaagaATTTATACAGCACTATATTTCCTTATGGGTCATACTGACTCATTTATtggacactttcatccaaagacacacatttccagaaccacttgtcccacagggggttgcggggaaccagagcctacccggtaacacagggcgtaggggacacacccaggacaggacgccagtccatcgcaaggcaccccaagcgggactcaaaccccagacccaccggagagcaggaatgtggtccaacccactgcgccaccgcaccccctatattcatccaaagcaattgacagttatttacctgtttatacaggtgggtgatttttactggagcagtttcagggtaagtatcttgcacAAGGatgttacagctggaggtgggatcggACCCGTGATCTTCTGGCCCAAACGCAGGAGCGCTGATCATTATTGAGGGGttaagaaaaaatgaagaaaaaatgacCCAGACTTTCAGAGTTCAAAGTGttgagctgtaaacatttttagCGAGGGGTTATGACTCTCGCGCGCACGTGGGGCGCTGATGACCTCACCGTTGCCCAGGTAACGGCGATGCGCTCGCTGTCCCGGGTCCGAGCCTGAACCGCTGCATCCATCGGTCACAAagaagcgcgcgcacacacagttCGCACCGCACGTTTTACACTCTGCCAGAGATAAAcggtggaggggggggcggggcgcGTGACAGCTGGACCCTTGAAAAGCACCGAGCGAGACGAGAGACGCCGGACGGTCGGGCACTGCGAGTACGCGCGCTCGAGAGGCGCTCCTCGAGCCGAGGAAACTAACTAAGCTAAGGGCCGCGCGCGACTCACGCGCTTCAGCATGAAGGTGCTGGTGAACTTCGCGTGCGCGCTCGTCACCAGGTGCCTCTTCATACTCGTGTCGCTGATCGCGGTGTGGAGAGTGACCTCGGTGAAGCGCGACGCGCTCTACTGGTTCCTGACCGTCCTGTACGTGCCGCTCGTGCTCGAGATGATCCTCAcgatgaagaggaggaagggcaGCGACTACAAGTGGTAAGAAAGAAAGACGAGAGAGGAGGAAACTCCTCTTTCCTTCCCCTTTTAGAGTCTGGAACATGATGACAGTTAAGTTTCATTACTTAGTGTgtcgggggtgcggtagcgcagtgggttggaccgggtccttctttCCTGTgtgtcttgggttcgagtcccgcgtggggtgccttgcgacggcctggcgtactgtcctgggtgtgtcccctccccctccggccttatgccctgtgttgccgggtaggctccgcgacccggcataggacaagcggttcagaaagtgtgtgtgtgtgtttgttgttaaTTATACACCTCCCGTGTTGCTCAGTATTTGTGGCTCTGCCTCAATGGCCTTTTCTTCCTTATTAATATCTTATAACTGATCAGTGATATTACTATTAACTTACTCAgctttccttacatttattattattattattattaaccttagtagtactgctgtctgtgtttttacttattttactttacttatggttttacttttttacttatCACCGTAGCCTTTATCAATATTGCTATCTGTATTTATGAATCATACTgtcttaattattattattattattattaggaaggGGCGCAGAGCTGCAGCACTCATTGGAATATAATTCAGCAGCATGTCGTACACAGGGCACATGGTAAACTATGAGTAAACTGCCTCTTAGTCATGTAAACGCAGTAGAGCCGGACCGCCTTTCCCCTGCCTTATTGTTATCAAATCGGCTCCGATCTTGTTGCAAAATAATTGCACTTTCTTGGTGACCTTccgaggggcatggtggcatggtgggtctggggttcgagtcccgctcggggtgccttgagatggactggcgtcccgtcctgggtgtgtcccctccccctccggccttgcgccctgtgttgccgtgttgagctccggttcaccatgactctgctcaggagaagcggtttcagacacatctgttattattattattattattattattaggtttTCTCCAGCTATCCTGTTGTTCCTGGTAAGCATTGTTCCATCCATATGGATTCTGGAGCTGCACCATCAGAGCAACAGGTCAGCGACTCCTGAGGTACGCCCATTAAAGTATTTTctgtgaacttttttcttttttgccacaTTTCTAACACCTTAGTCAGGAAGGCAGAGAATCCATGTTTTGAACGTGTTTTCAAACTGCGGTACTTTCGGACATCTGTCTCAGAAAATGGTGCCGACTTCAATTTACGTGTCGTTCCTTTGCCACAAAGGACTACGGTTACATTCATTATCCTTtgttaataaatgtactgtatgattTTAGTGTCAAAAACTGGATGTTTTGCTTCACACCTTGGCAAATGACACCACTGGCAAGTTAAGGGTAAGTCATCTATTGCTGTTTTAGGatgaaaaattgtttcatttatgACTGTTTTGCCAGACAGTTGTGTAtcggtgtatttttttttttagtgaaataTTTCTTGTAAGAATCTTACGGGTGACGTAGAAGAGAATTGCAAGTAAGGTGTGTCAAGTTacataaactggtaaatacatttaaaaatgattacattatATTGTCATTTGCCTCGAATGCAGGCGATATGAGCTAAGAAAGGcttgtaaatgtaacttttcgGTTTTAGCAGCACACTGCGTTCTTCCAACCGTACTTTCTATATGCCGAGGGTCCGAAATATGCAGCTGATTGGGCCTCAGAGTGGAAGCCGTAATTTTGAGTAGAGTACCAGTACAATGTGCGAGTACACCTGAGCGGCACCTGGATGGGACACGCCGGAGGGAAGAGCAAAAGCAAAGGGAAACGCAGGTGTCCTGGGCTGCTCTTCCGACGTAAATGGAATGACCGTTGAATGCGAACTAGTTTCCGCCAAGCGAGCTCAGACTTTTCGCTGGTACCGCGCGTCTTCGAGAGAGTCGATTTATTTGCGCGTTCACGCGCGTTGAGGTCACGGCTCGAGAGAAGCTGAGCGCCGTTCCCATGTTCAACCGCAGGACTCGCTCAGCACCCTGTCCGCTGTGTGCGCCAATGACTGGATACTGGCGCTGCATCAAATCCTGCTCATCCTCCTCATTGTGGGCAAGTGGCTGCTGCCCATCGGGGTCGGTGTCACCCGGGACGAGCTCTCCCAGCTCCTGCTCATCTTCGTTGGCACGGCTGCCGACATTCTCGAGTTCACCAGCGAGACGCTCTCTGACGTCAAGTGAGGCTCCGACCGAGTACGCTTTTCAGAATGTCCGAAAATccacaaacctcacattttttatttgggGTAACCCTGCAACAATTAGCCGTTATTAGCAAAGCAGCGCTGGAACTGGAACAGCTTTTCCGGAACAAGCAACCTCCCGACATTCCTgcacttacgattttttttcaTCCACGAAATCAGCAAGCCTGTAATTAGTAACCCTTGAAAACCTAAAAAAGGGAGGATGTTTGGTTAAAAGCAACCAATGTTTGGACAGAATAGGGCAGAGAGCGCGCGGGGTTTTGACCCAACCCGGCCTGTTTGGGGACACGGAGATTAAACTGAGCGATGCGGTATATTCTTAACCGACACACTGGATtgtaacaaaacaagaaaaataccGTAATTTTGGTTCTGCAAGAGATAATGACATAACCTAgaacatgacaataaaacacatgACTATGGTGTTCCCTCTAACACCAACGCAACCATGGTACACTTTCCACTCGTCTAATGTGCCCAGATGCtccttatttgcatttattcgtttagctgacatttttttccatgtcctctacaatgttaagatacatacaatttacccatttataccactgggtaatttttactggaggaaatTAAGGTAattatcttgctcaagggtactacggctggaagtgggaatcagacctgcaacctttgtgtctaaaggcagtagctttaaccactagggtaccagctgtccatatTTCCAAATCATGAATCATTTCTGTGGGatgtatgaaaaaagaaatgtttgctcAGGCCACCCTTGGCATTTCCACAAAGGCATTGTTACCTTGTATCTCATACATCTTCCATTTGTTCTCCTCTGGTCCACAGCCATCATTAACACTTCCTTTAACACTACTCTTATGTTCTGGCAGGGAGAACAATCCCCAGCTGGTGTATATCATTCTGGCCGTGTGGACGTGGAGCATGCTGCAGTTCCCTCTCCACCTCTCAGGTAAAACTCCATCTCGTTTGATTGCGAAACATGAATCTGATTACAGGCTGGAAGCAACAGCATAAAATTTACATGCCACACAGTATGCGGAATAAACCCCCTTATTAATAAAGCCTTacattctttgaaaaaaaaagcttttcgtTTTCATAGGCCCCAGTCTCTGTGTTTGTTCTCATCTATATATTAACGTTTCCCCCACGCTGGGATGATTGCTGATGCTAGAGTGGAGTACATTTCCCCTCTGCCAGAGTTTTAATAAACCAGAAATTCAGATCTTTAATGTTAGGAGCATAGACGCTCCATACTTATCCGCATTCGCGTCCCGTTGTGATATTGGCTCAGTTATTTGTATCGCTAACAAGAAGCTTGAAGCATATGGGGCTAAATCCAATACGGTGAGCTTGACCATCTGCCAAGCAGAAGAACAGATAGAGTGTGACTCAGTCGCAGTGTGTGGTGTCTGGTTAGGTAACAAGGCGGGCAGCCAGGCCTCAGCATCCCCTAACCCTAAGTAATGTGTACCCTTCTCTTGTACTGTGTGGTACACAAGTATACTAGCGCTGACGTGCAGCTCGCTCTTCAGCCTTTAGCAGAAATTATGAAAGGTTTCGTCTTGCTTTAGTTTAGAATATTTCCATGTTTCGGCCAAGAGAAAGCATTTGGTAATTTATAGTAATTTCACCGAAGTGGAATTAAATACCGAAGGATGTCGGTCAAGTTTCCTTCCACTTGTCCTGCTGCGGGTTGCGGTGACCGAAGAAGTGACTGGTTAGtgtagggtcagggttagggttgggttagggttggattAGAGCTATCCATATCGTTGATTAATTATGGTAAGACTGGAAATGCTGCCATGTATGGGTGTATAAGCAATGTTGTGTTATGATCTTGTGAAGTTATGCTCCAAACTGTCTGGAGTTACAAGATGTCACGTgtacgtgtttgtgtgtggtgtgtgcgcTGTCCAGTGTTGAGCTCAAAGCCCGAAAATTCCCAGGAGACGGCAGGCAGCTCGTTCCTCAGGAGTCACCGGACGGACCTGTGGAACATCGTGGAGAGTCTCTTCATCCAGGACGGCCCCTTCCTGCTGGTGCGCCTCACAGTCATGGGCCACTTCAGGGTCGTCCACCAGATGCTGGTCTTTTTCACCATCAAGAACTTCCTGGTGGTCGTACTCAATGTCTACCGCTTGTTTGTCATAATCCAGGACTACACATCAAGCAGAGCGGGCGAATGAGATTCCGACCGCGACAACGGCGCGCCGAACCACGGAAAACATGGTTACAGTGACACGTGAAGATCCATCGGCGTGGAAACTTAAGATCGAGAAATACATCAGCAGGGCCAAGTTACTGTTAAAATGAGTGCAATGTAACATTCGTTTTACTCCGTACCTTGACAGTGCGGCGTTTTCGTCTAGTTCGCCCGACATTTGCGGGAAACATCGTCAAAGAGATTTCAACGCAATCGTTGGTTTATTTTAGTTTCACGTCTCATTCTTGTTAGTTGcgtttttcctttcttacatttttctatGCGAGTTCAGACTGTAGCAGCGTTTGCAGGTGTCTTCGAAGACACACGGCTTTCTCCTCTGCACCCGCATCTATTAGCGTGCGTCTCGACGTCTTGGCTGCGGCGCCTGGTTCCCTGTGAAGGACGCGTGACTGCGCTCAAGAGCTCCCACTGGCCAACAGCTGTCGACACACAAGGGCGGCACAGTGAGATGCTCACAAGGGTCTCTTTCTGTCCGCATGCATGGTACAACCGGCGGGGGTTCGATACTCGACTTGGCGCGGTGCGTTGACACACAGTGGTAAAAGAGCATCTATGGCTGCACTGACAGCTCTTTgcagcatccatccatcaacagtAATGCCTTGTCCAATCCAGGGGCACATGGGACAGtcagtagcatagtggctagatctactgcctttggatccgaaggtgaCAGGTccgatccccatctctggctgtagtacccttgagcaaggtacttacactaaattgctccagtgcaattacacacacacacattcgctgaagccacttgtcccaagtggggtcgcggcaagccggagccttacccggcaacacagggcgcaaggcttgaggaggaggggacatacccaggatgggatgccagtctgccacaagacaccccaagcgggacttgaactccagacccaccggagagcaggacccagccaaacccactgcaccaccgtgcccccaactccccgctgtataaatgggtaaataattgtaacgttaacactgtaagtcactttggagaaaagcatcagataaatgtaagcatagggtgcgaggcagcagggtacaccctgggcgggacgccagtccaccacatgGCGATCACACACACTCGTTTGCTCACgcgtcaccagctcacctgaaacacactttcagactgcgggaggaaatccacgcaaacGCCACACGCACTAAGCCAGattgaaacccacatccaaGCCTTCGACCCAgaagctgcgaggcaccaggcCTTCGCTCCACGCAACCCAGAAACACACCGCCGAACGACAACTTTGACGGTTCGACCTCTACAATagaaacaacagaaaagcaGACGAGAGCATCTGTTACACACCTGCATGTCTCACGGAGACTCGACACGCAGCTCTTCTCTTATTACCTTTGAGTTCTGAGATTCGAGTTTGCGGCTTTAATACCTTCAGCACCGAAGAACGCATTCTCACGCTTCGGTAAAACGACACCTAGCTTTTACTGCGAAAAATTTGCTTCTGTCGGGGGTTTTAGTCGTACCGTGGCAGATGTTCAAGGTGACCTTTGCACGTGCGATTAACTAAATATAACGTCTTGTCAAGTCAGCTTTCATCTGCATTGCAGCAGCTCATTATAACGTCTCTTCGTGtcgaaatgaaatgaaaaatcgTCGCGAGACATAGAAATACTTTGTGTTGAGCAGCCGTGAGATGCGTTGATGGATGATGCCCTCATCATGCGATGCGGTTCCAGAAAGGGGACCGGAATCGCGGTTCCCGACGTTAAAAAGCTTGGAATGCATGTCATTGTTTCGAGTCATTGGCTCACGCTGCAGGGAGACATCGCAGACACTTCAGTCGTGTGTCGTTGTCTTAGCAAGCAGGGCTCTGCGGTTCAACATGTCAGAAGGGTTATCATTcaaagggcttttttttccaggcagtGCGTGTGTCAAGAAGACGACAGCGGTGATGCCTTAACCTCCTGTGACCCAACAGGAAAAGGGGTTTGAGATGTTTGTCTGGGATTTCTAGAAAGTTCTTCAAGGTCAAACCccaaacatttgtgttattgAAAAGCCAAGGATTTCCTCTGTAAGGAGCATCGGAACTCGCCCTTGAACGTACAGTTTGGTAGACTGAACTACCAAAGACAATAtgtgtcctctagagtggacaaaaatcaATGACCGGGTCTCAGAAGGTTAAGACTGAGCACAATGagttcacatttatctgacgcttttcttcaaagcgatctacagtgttaatctacatacaattatttatacaactgggtaattttactggagtaactcacgataagtacattgcttaagggtactacagctgggggcaggattcaaacctacaacctttgggtctaaaggcagcagctctaactgctacaccacctactgtctgcaggctgtttaatttttacaacTGAAAATGTCTTTAATACCTTGAGGCCTATTGAAGTAACAATTTCTGAGACAAACTttggttaaaaaataaaggggaaaaaaaaaaacaacataaaatgatCTAGTCCGTATCTAGTGCTTTCTTTGGATGTGCTGATGGAAGGTGCCACGATGACAAAAATGAATCATAAAGGAAAACAGCCCTAAATTTAATCTCCTTGCCTTTCTTACTGTAAACACATGTGGAAGTGATCTCGATTCGGAGGCTCCAGAGAACAAAACTCTTCCAAACAAAAGAGCGGGTTCTTATTTAGGTTTTGCGGAGAACTTAACCGATTTCGCCGATgatttgttttgtctttcaAATATCGCTGCCTGTTAACTTTTTCTAGGCACATCAGCTGCTGCGACGGCATTCCACGCACAGCACTGTCCAGCTTCACTGCCGttcaatttattcacttattacAACAAAATTTACTCTGGAACAATGTGATAAAATGGCTATTTTTAGTACATTTACTTagtaagcagacacttttctccaaagcgacttccactgaactctatgtagggttatcagctcacacaccttattcaccatggtgacttacactgctagatacactaggtcactcatccatgtattagtggaacacacacactatgggtgaaactgaacagcatgtctttggactgtgggaggaaaccagagcacccagaggaaacccacacagacacagggagaacatgcgaactccacacagactgagcagggatcaaacccacattctctcgcaccacccaggtgctgcaggacagcagtgctactccctggaccaccgtgccacccgctAGTGTGTGCCATATGTAGAAATTCACCCTGTAATGCATATCAGTGGAAATTCCACATACGACCTTGGTAAGATAACATTTCATATGGGTCCATGTGGAACGTGTTTGTCGTTTGGTTACATTGTATATGGATGAGTCATTGCAGAAAAGCAATTATACAGACGCCATCAAATAAACAGTTAATATCTCTGTCACACTGCATTCCTTCGAGAGACATTTACagtgataaataaaacattgagCCCCTTAGGGTGCGTTGTCCATCCCCATTAGTGTCTGGGAATGTGCTTTGTCTGACGGAACGTCTTTGGCCGTTCCGTGTAAGAAACACGATTACATGCATTCATTGTTTGCTCAAAATCAGATGGTCCGTGCATCTGCGTCGCGCTCTAATTAACTGTGCTCCTTCCGACTTCTAAATGAAATATGACAATGTAGAAATGTGCCCACGAAAAGCaatattatgcattttcatCCATCAATCAATATCAATTGCTTGATGAATGCTGCTCCACCGCAGGGTCGCCACGGTCTGGAGCCTAAAGCTAAAAACATAAGGATCCAGACCCTATATTTTACATCTTCGTGTCCTTTCTCGTGTATTTTAACAAGGAGACGAACATGGACAGGGCAGATCAGGAGGGAGGAGATCTTTACTGAGAGCATCCCTATAGATCCTCAGTGGCAGCTGGTTGCACAGAGGTTACAGCTACCTTTTGACCCAGTTTGACTCCtaccttgagtgaggtacttaccatgTGTTGCTCTGGCCagttgtaaaaatggataaatagtttcACAttccaagtcactttggaggaaagcatcagctcacCGAATAAATCCAAGTTCCCTCTTTCAGGtggagagctgctgcctttggacccaaaggttgcaagtttgattcccacctccagcagtaggacccttgagcaaggtccaaATCCTAAATtcacaatgtctgaaactgcttgtcccatgcagggtcgcagggagccagagcctaacctggcaacacagggcaaaagactggagggggaggggacaacccctggacaggatgccagtccattgcagggcaccccaagcaggactctaaccccatacccaccagagagcaggacctggtccaacccactgcaccactgtgcccccccatccCTGATACCCCaccccctaaattgctccagtaaaattacccagctgtataaacagataaataattgtaagtagatgaacactgtaagttgctttggagaaaagtgtcaggtggacaaataaatgtaaacatcagcTGGCTTCCTGCTGACCTTTGAGTGTTTATGTTCACACCTTTCCTCCAGAAGCTATTTGTCCAGAGAAATGTTTCCAGAGCCCTGGAGTGCGGTAGAAGCCGGATTTGTCATAAATTGATCTCTCCAGTCTGAAGGTCAAACGTATTGCCTGTTCATTTGAAAACACTCGACTCTGTATTACAGCGCACCAGTAATGATGGTCTATTgatttcgtttttttttccagtgaagcCAAAGTTTAAACCCAAAGTGCAAAGCTAGTGAAGTGGGATcattaaactgtaaaatacttAGAGGGAATGATTTCTGTTTTGACAGATTAACGCTATGCTCAAATCTCAGATTTGAACTTCTATTTATTTCGGAAACGCttgaactgctgctcactgtgtTGGTAATTTGGCATTTTAAAGCCCCCGTGTCCTATTCTGCAGAGGCTCTCCTTAAATTGTCTGCACAATTTATCTCCTCGCTTTTCATTCCGTTTCTCAGATTAAGCGCAAAGAAACAGAGGCAGTTTTAATCTctcagaaatgcaaatgtatattCGAAATGAGCGATTGCTGGTTTACCAAAATTTTGGGATCATAGAATGATAACTACACcaacaaaataatacaacaCTGCTTTAATCAAACACTATgaggataaaaagaaaaagattttccTTGCGTTCAGCCtacaacaaacaataaaaaaaatctgattaacTCTGAATTATCTCTGAAGTTATATTATGTGCCAAAATATGAAGATAAGAGTAAAATGATCACAATACTGTACCGTGCAGAAGTtataggcacttggggaaaaaag encodes:
- the tmem26b gene encoding transmembrane protein 26 isoform X1 gives rise to the protein MKVLVNFACALVTRCLFILVSLIAVWRVTSVKRDALYWFLTVLYVPLVLEMILTMKRRKGSDYKWFSPAILLFLVSIVPSIWILELHHQSNRSATPECQKLDVLLHTLANDTTGKLRDSLSTLSAVCANDWILALHQILLILLIVGKWLLPIGVGVTRDELSQLLLIFVGTAADILEFTSETLSDVKENNPQLVYIILAVWTWSMLQFPLHLSVLSSKPENSQETAGSSFLRSHRTDLWNIVESLFIQDGPFLLVRLTVMGHFRVVHQMLVFFTIKNFLVVVLNVYRLFVIIQDYTSSRAGE
- the tmem26b gene encoding transmembrane protein 26 isoform X2, whose protein sequence is MKVLVNFACALVTRCLFILVSLIAVWRVTSVKRDALYWFLTVLYVPLVLEMILTMKRRKGSDYKWFSPAILLFLVSIVPSIWILELHHQSNRSATPEDSLSTLSAVCANDWILALHQILLILLIVGKWLLPIGVGVTRDELSQLLLIFVGTAADILEFTSETLSDVKENNPQLVYIILAVWTWSMLQFPLHLSVLSSKPENSQETAGSSFLRSHRTDLWNIVESLFIQDGPFLLVRLTVMGHFRVVHQMLVFFTIKNFLVVVLNVYRLFVIIQDYTSSRAGE
- the tmem26b gene encoding transmembrane protein 26 isoform X3; translation: MKVLVNFACALVTRCLFILVSLIAVWRVTSVKRDALYWFLTVLYVPLVLEMILTMKRRKGSDYKWFSPAILLFLVSIVPSIWILELHHQSNRSATPECQKLDVLLHTLANDTTGKLRDSLSTLSAVCANDWILALHQILLILLIVGKWLLPIGVGVTRDELSQLLLIFVGTAADILEFTSETLSDVKENNPQLVYIILAVWTWSMLQFPLHLSVLSSKPENSQETAGSSFLRSHRTDLWNIVESLFIQDGPFLLDYTSSRAGE